From Nonlabens sp. Ci31, the proteins below share one genomic window:
- a CDS encoding type II toxin-antitoxin system RelE/ParE family toxin encodes MSCKIKLLPIALKDLKEAKKWYGDKNEKLSIEFKHEVNKEIDYIKQYPEHYQLRYKELRQSLVTRFPYAIFYLVEEEQKRIVIFGVLHTSRNPEIARKRI; translated from the coding sequence ATGAGTTGTAAAATTAAGTTACTTCCTATTGCTCTAAAAGACTTAAAAGAAGCTAAAAAATGGTATGGCGATAAAAATGAAAAATTATCTATAGAATTTAAGCACGAAGTCAATAAAGAAATCGATTATATAAAGCAATATCCAGAACATTATCAACTTAGGTATAAAGAGTTGCGTCAGTCTTTAGTAACTCGTTTTCCTTATGCTATTTTCTATCTAGTTGAAGAAGAGCAAAAGCGTATCGTAATTTTTGGTGTTTTACATACGAGTAGAAATCCAGAAATAGCAAGAAAAAGAATATAA
- a CDS encoding type II toxin-antitoxin system RelE/ParE family toxin, whose amino-acid sequence MEFKITISPLADVDVADAYQHYSDVSLKVLKDFDIEIEASSKALEQNPFFKVRYKNVRGLPLKNFPFIIFYTLDEVNQTVEIRSVFNTHQDPAKYR is encoded by the coding sequence ATGGAATTTAAAATTACGATCTCTCCACTTGCGGATGTAGACGTAGCAGATGCTTATCAGCATTATTCAGATGTTTCTTTAAAAGTTCTCAAAGATTTTGATATCGAGATAGAAGCCTCATCCAAAGCTTTAGAACAAAATCCTTTCTTTAAAGTACGCTATAAAAACGTGAGAGGTTTACCTCTTAAAAATTTTCCTTTCATCATTTTTTATACGCTAGATGAAGTAAATCAAACCGTTGAAATCAGAAGTGTTTTTAACACACATCAAGATCCTGCAAAATACCGATAG
- a CDS encoding TrkH family potassium uptake protein — MTKLNYKIIVFIMGLLLVFNGGFMLISALVSAIYEESEALDILAAAGVAVAVGGLVMFLTRHHIKELNKKEGYLIVTLGWLIMAFAGTMPYMFTGAITSYTDAFFETMSGFTTTGASIINDIEIMPRGILFWRSLTHWIGGMGIIVLAVAILPLLGIGGMQLFAAEAPGPSADKLHPRITDTAKRLWLIYVGFTAVETLLLRIAGMGWFDAVNHALSTLSTGGFSTKNASVAFWNDNPAIQWIIILFMFIAGTNFVLSYFAIKGRFSRILNDTEFKWYAVFIVGFSVLAGVLIYFQADPLTSSIAHPMVLGEAESAFRHGTFQVLAVITTTGFVSADYTMWTPFLTIMFFGLFFLGGSAGSTAGGIKVVRHIVLIRNGIMEFKRTLHPNAILPIRYNGRALQSGIVFNVLGFFILYMLSFIVGATVLAALGLDFETAIGGALSSLGNVGPAFGDLSPVDNFSGLPQLGKWWCCFLMLIGRLELFTVLILLTPFFWRNR, encoded by the coding sequence ATGACCAAACTTAATTATAAGATCATTGTTTTTATTATGGGATTGCTTTTAGTCTTTAACGGTGGGTTTATGCTGATTTCAGCATTAGTCAGCGCTATTTATGAAGAAAGTGAAGCTTTGGATATTCTTGCAGCTGCAGGCGTGGCCGTTGCAGTAGGAGGATTAGTTATGTTCCTGACACGTCATCATATAAAAGAACTGAATAAAAAGGAAGGTTATCTTATTGTAACTTTAGGCTGGTTGATCATGGCTTTTGCCGGCACCATGCCCTACATGTTTACAGGGGCGATCACTAGTTATACCGATGCTTTTTTTGAAACTATGAGTGGTTTTACCACTACTGGGGCAAGTATCATCAACGATATCGAGATCATGCCTAGAGGAATTCTGTTCTGGCGTAGTCTTACGCACTGGATAGGTGGTATGGGTATTATTGTTCTCGCTGTCGCCATATTGCCATTATTAGGAATTGGTGGTATGCAACTCTTTGCTGCAGAAGCTCCTGGGCCTAGTGCTGATAAATTGCATCCCCGCATCACAGACACTGCAAAAAGACTCTGGTTGATCTATGTAGGTTTTACTGCGGTAGAAACCTTGCTGCTTAGGATTGCTGGAATGGGATGGTTTGATGCGGTGAATCACGCGTTAAGTACACTCTCTACAGGAGGTTTTTCAACAAAAAATGCCAGTGTAGCTTTTTGGAATGACAATCCTGCTATACAATGGATCATCATCTTATTTATGTTTATTGCTGGAACCAACTTTGTTTTAAGCTATTTTGCTATTAAGGGAAGGTTTAGTAGAATCTTAAATGATACCGAGTTCAAATGGTACGCCGTTTTTATAGTGGGTTTCTCTGTTTTAGCAGGGGTTTTGATTTATTTTCAAGCAGACCCATTGACCTCCTCAATTGCTCACCCTATGGTTTTAGGTGAAGCAGAAAGCGCTTTCAGACACGGTACTTTTCAGGTGCTAGCGGTCATTACAACAACTGGATTTGTCTCTGCAGATTATACCATGTGGACGCCATTTTTAACCATCATGTTTTTTGGCTTGTTCTTTTTAGGAGGTAGTGCGGGTTCTACTGCCGGTGGAATTAAAGTGGTGCGTCACATTGTTTTAATACGTAATGGTATTATGGAATTTAAAAGAACACTGCATCCAAATGCTATTTTACCGATACGGTATAATGGTAGAGCCTTACAAAGTGGTATTGTTTTCAACGTGCTCGGGTTCTTTATTCTCTACATGCTTTCTTTTATCGTAGGAGCAACTGTACTAGCAGCGCTAGGCTTAGATTTTGAAACAGCCATAGGTGGGGCTTTAAGTAGTCTAGGGAATGTGGGGCCAGCTTTTGGTGATCTATCTCCTGTAGATAATTTTTCTGGATTACCGCAATTAGGAAAATGGTGGTGTTGTTTTTTAATGTTGATAGGAAGGCTGGAATTATTCACGGTTTTGATATTGTTGACACCGTTCTTCTGGAGGAATAGGTAG
- a CDS encoding RHS repeat-associated core domain-containing protein: MKKCADYYPYGMLLNNRHGSVDSDAYRYGFNGMERDDEVKGEGNSYTTFFRKFDSRLGRTFSLDPVMRSEMSMYGMMSNNPIVKIDPLGDDDYFSIRGAYLGSDDKKSKLIKIVCEGEEISFYNSIILGVESISNNSNLLTDYNFNTFENQNMLLTIANYYSGKLNVHEVNSVKENIKLNGKRKSIMTTRNKKEIFISLDNKGNISPAIGHIGNMKSTIVHEDGHIRDKDERTDLDHTERYLEQIDHETFDEISQDYKETLFSHSTDYLNKYLRNNELNSFDNQSFSSRIDNVKNRVNDFNLRSVFTGFQLNFDEENLRVSYEQIYVAPPIDIGK, from the coding sequence CTGAAAAAATGCGCTGATTACTATCCGTATGGTATGTTACTTAATAATAGACATGGAAGTGTGGATTCTGACGCATACCGATATGGTTTTAACGGTATGGAAAGGGATGATGAAGTAAAAGGTGAAGGGAATAGTTATACTACTTTCTTTAGAAAATTTGACTCTAGGCTGGGAAGAACTTTTAGTTTAGACCCTGTAATGAGATCTGAAATGAGTATGTATGGAATGATGTCAAATAATCCAATTGTAAAAATTGATCCTTTAGGTGATGATGATTACTTCTCAATAAGAGGTGCTTACTTAGGGTCAGACGATAAAAAATCTAAATTGATAAAAATTGTTTGTGAAGGTGAAGAAATATCATTTTATAATTCTATAATACTCGGTGTAGAGAGTATCAGTAATAATAGTAATTTATTAACAGATTATAATTTTAATACTTTTGAAAATCAAAACATGTTACTGACTATAGCAAATTATTATTCCGGAAAATTAAACGTTCATGAAGTAAATAGCGTAAAGGAAAACATCAAGCTAAATGGAAAACGAAAATCTATTATGACTACGAGAAACAAAAAGGAAATTTTTATTAGCTTGGATAATAAAGGTAATATATCTCCTGCTATTGGTCATATAGGTAATATGAAAAGTACTATCGTTCATGAGGATGGTCATATAAGAGATAAGGATGAGAGAACGGATCTAGATCATACTGAGAGATATTTAGAACAAATTGATCATGAAACATTTGACGAAATTTCGCAAGATTATAAAGAAACATTATTTAGCCATTCTACAGACTATCTAAATAAGTATCTTAGGAATAATGAACTGAACAGTTTTGACAATCAATCTTTTAGCAGTAGGATTGATAATGTAAAAAATAGAGTTAATGATTTTAATCTCCGATCAGTTTTCACAGGGTTTCAATTAAACTTTGATGAAGAAAACTTAAGAGTATCTTATGAACAAATATACGTGGCTCCACCTATTGACATTGGTAAATAA
- a CDS encoding RHS repeat domain-containing protein produces the protein MKKCADYYPYGMLLNNRHGAVDSDSYRYGFQGQEGDDEVKGGGAQYDYGFRIYDPRLARFLNLDPFYTPYQFAGNKPIYAIDLDGLEEQIVVKHVVTKSDRTQIQEGVDGQTFNLYLLNESNPNKRFQKNITTGWETVRDSYKGSGTVYSSNEYTIPPMPSINKNGTIFMQAYITRSLDSIHQPTPPPPPSPIQNPEPPENIQKKKPAVRVEEGEKANTVIPNENPIPQERRSPTVNNTLVDIPFLPTEAKYENYNSARSTLNPILDKIKSDPMSKIVITVKVEIPRVIM, from the coding sequence CTGAAAAAATGCGCTGATTACTATCCGTATGGTATGTTACTTAATAATAGACATGGAGCTGTGGATTCTGATAGCTATCGCTACGGTTTCCAAGGACAGGAAGGTGATGATGAAGTGAAAGGTGGTGGCGCACAATATGATTATGGGTTTAGAATTTATGATCCAAGATTGGCAAGATTCTTGAACCTAGATCCTTTCTATACTCCTTATCAATTTGCGGGAAACAAACCTATATATGCTATTGACTTAGATGGATTGGAAGAACAAATTGTTGTAAAACATGTCGTTACCAAAAGTGATAGGACTCAAATACAAGAAGGTGTTGATGGACAAACTTTTAACCTCTATCTCCTAAATGAGTCTAACCCTAATAAGAGGTTTCAAAAAAATATAACCACAGGTTGGGAAACTGTTAGAGATAGTTATAAAGGAAGTGGTACAGTTTATAGTTCTAATGAATATACAATACCACCAATGCCATCAATTAATAAAAATGGAACCATTTTTATGCAAGCATATATAACTAGGAGTCTAGATAGTATCCATCAACCTACTCCACCACCACCACCATCACCAATTCAAAATCCTGAGCCACCAGAAAATATCCAAAAGAAAAAGCCAGCTGTCAGAGTAGAGGAGGGAGAAAAAGCGAATACAGTTATACCAAATGAAAATCCCATACCACAAGAAAGAAGAAGCCCCACTGTAAATAACACGTTAGTAGATATACCTTTTTTGCCTACGGAAGCAAAATATGAAAATTACAATTCAGCAAGATCAACATTAAACCCAATTCTGGATAAAATTAAATCTGATCCTATGAGCAAAATTGTGATTACTGTCAAGGTTGAAATTCCTAGGGTTATCATGTAG
- the trkA gene encoding Trk system potassium transporter TrkA — MKIIIAGAGEVGFHLAKLLSYESQDITLIDPVQENLQYADTHLDIRVMRGDSTSIKILQDARIDEADLVIAVTSSETTNITICVLAKQLGAKRTIARITNTEFLEHQDSIGFAGFGIDELISPEALASKEIELLLNQSAFNDSYEFEEGALTMVGVNLQRTAQFVGKTVQQAGEIFPEIHFMPIAIQRFGTQYTLIPRGDTQFKEGDQVYFITTTGGVEELYKLTGKTKQAMRNVMILGGSNIGKQSAMQLSKAGINVKLIEKDAKKAFDLADALPDVLVLNGDGRNVELLQEENIHEMDAFIAVTGNSETNIISCLMAKSKSVKKTISLVENMDYFQLSHSIGIDTLINKKLLAANNIFRYVRKGEVVAMTKLNNMNAELLEFIVQPESPVCGKTIANAGVPRSAIIGGVIREGIGNIVLGSFIIKAGDRVVVCCLPRSISKVEKLFL; from the coding sequence ATGAAAATCATTATTGCAGGAGCTGGTGAGGTAGGTTTTCACCTGGCAAAACTGTTGTCCTACGAGTCACAAGACATCACGCTTATTGATCCGGTTCAAGAAAATTTACAGTACGCTGATACGCATTTAGATATACGAGTAATGCGGGGAGATTCTACCTCGATAAAAATTCTTCAAGATGCTCGTATAGACGAAGCAGACTTGGTCATTGCGGTGACCAGTAGCGAGACTACAAACATTACTATTTGCGTATTGGCAAAACAACTGGGTGCAAAACGAACTATCGCCCGTATAACCAATACAGAATTCCTGGAACATCAAGATTCCATAGGTTTTGCGGGTTTTGGGATTGATGAGTTGATCTCTCCCGAAGCATTAGCAAGTAAGGAAATCGAATTACTTCTCAATCAAAGTGCCTTTAATGACAGTTATGAATTCGAGGAAGGTGCGCTTACGATGGTAGGAGTCAACCTTCAACGTACGGCACAATTTGTTGGTAAAACAGTACAACAGGCGGGTGAAATTTTTCCTGAAATTCATTTTATGCCCATTGCCATACAGCGTTTTGGTACGCAATATACGCTCATACCTAGGGGGGATACCCAGTTCAAAGAAGGAGACCAAGTTTATTTTATAACCACAACTGGTGGAGTGGAGGAGCTTTATAAACTTACTGGTAAAACAAAACAAGCCATGCGTAACGTCATGATACTAGGCGGTAGTAACATAGGTAAGCAAAGTGCTATGCAACTTTCTAAGGCCGGTATCAACGTTAAGCTGATAGAAAAGGATGCAAAAAAAGCCTTTGATCTTGCTGATGCATTACCAGACGTGCTGGTTCTCAACGGGGATGGTCGCAATGTGGAATTACTTCAAGAGGAAAATATACATGAAATGGATGCCTTTATAGCGGTTACTGGAAATAGTGAGACCAATATCATCTCCTGTCTTATGGCTAAAAGTAAAAGTGTCAAGAAAACGATATCGCTTGTGGAGAATATGGATTACTTCCAATTGTCTCACAGTATAGGAATTGACACGTTGATCAATAAAAAATTACTTGCAGCAAATAATATCTTTAGATATGTGCGCAAAGGGGAAGTAGTCGCGATGACAAAACTTAACAACATGAATGCAGAGCTGCTAGAATTTATTGTGCAACCAGAAAGCCCCGTATGTGGAAAAACCATAGCAAATGCTGGTGTACCTAGAAGCGCGATCATAGGTGGTGTAATAAGAGAAGGAATAGGTAATATAGTTTTGGGAAGTTTTATTATCAAGGCTGGTGATAGAGTGGTAGTTTGTTGTTTACCACGATCCATTTCAAAAGTGGAAAAACTGTTCTTATAA
- a CDS encoding addiction module protein, whose amino-acid sequence MNVNSNVMDLEARKYQFIQELFKIDKEQVMTALERVLKREKEESQEISTAHKKELDSRLKSYKNNPGDVLDWEDVKADW is encoded by the coding sequence ATGAATGTAAATAGTAATGTCATGGATTTAGAAGCACGTAAATATCAGTTTATACAAGAACTTTTTAAAATTGATAAAGAGCAAGTAATGACAGCTTTGGAACGTGTTTTAAAAAGAGAGAAAGAAGAAAGTCAAGAAATATCAACAGCTCATAAAAAGGAATTAGACAGTCGTTTAAAAAGCTATAAAAACAATCCAGGCGATGTTCTAGATTGGGAAGATGTAAAAGCTGACTGGTAA